Genomic DNA from Alkalihalobacterium alkalinitrilicum:
TTAATGTAGATGTAGTTGAAAATGAGTCTACGAACAATAAAACAGCAACCATAGAATCAGTATATAATGTAAAAGGTTTGAACCTATGGTATGGAAATGATCATGCGTTAAAAAATATTGATATGGATATACCGAAAAATCAAGTTACAGCTATTATTGGTCCATCAGGATGTGGGAAATCGACATTTATAAAAACTTTAAATCGAATGGTAGAAATGATTCCGATTGTAAAAACATCTGGAGAAATCGAATATCGTGGTCGTAATATTTTCGATAAAAATTATCGGGTTGAAGAACTTCGTACGAAAGTAGGGATGGTATTTCAAAAACCAAATCCATTTCCTAAATCGATTTACGAAAATATTGCCTATGGACCGAAAATTCATGGAATTCGGGATAAAAGGATTTTAAATGAAATCGTTGAAAAAAGCTTACGTGGCGCAGCTATATGGGATGAAGTAAAGGATCGTTTGCATGAAAATGCTTATGGCTTATCTGGAGGACAGCAACAACGTGTATGTATTGCACGTTGCTTAGCGATTGAACCCGAAGTAATTTTAATGGATGAACCAACATCAGCATTAGATCCAATTTCAACACTAAAAGTAGAGGAGCTTGTCCAAGAGTTAAAGAAAGAATTTAGTATAGCTATTGTTACTCATAATATGCAACAAGCTGCTCGGATTTCAGATAAAACTGCATTCTTTTTAAGTGGTGACTTAGTAGAGTACGATCAAACAGGAAAAATCTTTTCAAACCCTACTGATAAGCGGACGGAAGACTATATTACAGGTCGTTTTGGATAAGGAAAGTGAAGTGATAAGACATGATGATACGAGGCGGATTTGAAAGTGAACTTAAAGAAATAAAATCAAAAATTCTAGAAATGGGTCAAGTCGTCGAAATGGCACTCCAAAGGTCGATTGATTCATTTAAAGTGAATGACCATATAGGTATGGATGAGGTAATACGCAATGATCATAAAATAAATCAGTTTGAACTCAATATTAATGAGAGTGTCACTTTACTAATTGCGAAGCAACAACCAGTAGCATCGGATTTACGCAAACTTATTGTGGCTCTCAAAATTTCAAGTGATCTTGAACGAATAGGAGACCTTGCAGTAGACATTGCAAAAGTTGGGAAACGAGTACGCCCATCTGATTTGAAAGAGTATCGTAGCCAATTGATATCGATTTCTCAACGAGCTACTGAAATGCTTTCAAGCGCAATAGCTGCTTATTATCATAGTGACATATTAAAGGCTCAGAAGATAGCGAATTTAGATGATACGGTTGACAGGATGTATGGTGAATTTATTCAAAGCCTATTTAAATTAGAGAGCAATTCTAGACAAGTGGAGAATGTTATTAATTTAGCTTTTATTGGTCGCTATATTGAGCGAATTGCCGATTATGCCACTAATTTAGCTGAATGTATTGTATATGAAGTGAACGGACAATATTTTGATTTAAATTAAGCATTTAAACTACAAGATATCTAGAATTCTTTAGTTTATTGTCAAATGAATCTTTGTTTCCTTGTAGCACTGCCTTTTTTGGTGGTGCTATTATTTTTTGCTGTTTTCGTAAACTTTGTTGCTTGGCTTTGGTACGAAGGCAAGGAGCACATTCATTGAGAAGAGAGCCTTAATTTAACTGGACATCATATCGAAGATTCCTTTGATAAAAACAATAATTCCTGATACTAACACTTATCTTTGGAAACACTAGGGAATGTCATAACTTAGAGTAAAATTCAAGGAAAATATTTAAAATTAAATAAACTTTACATAATCTTTACATTAATTTATATTTACAATTTCTTAACATACCATTAGTATTGATGAGGGGTTCTTGTAGAGATTTGTCGAAGGGTTATATCATTATTGAAGGGATGATTTGAAGTTGGATACACAAACAATACTATTTATGTTTTTTGGTGGTCTTGGTATCTTTCTATTTGGAATAAAATACCTAGGGGATGGTTTACAAAAGGTAGCAGGTGATGGACTAAGAGACATGTTAGACCGCTTCACTACTAATCCAATTATGGGAATAATTGCTGGTATTTTTGTAACTATTTTATTACAAACGAGTACCGGTACAACTGTATTAACAATTGGATTAGTTAATGCAGGTTTTATGACGTTACAACAAGCTATAGGTGTTATTTTAGGAGCTAATATAGGTACAACAGCAACGGCATTCATTATCGGTATTAAAATATCAAAATATGCATTACCTATCGTTGCCCTCGGGACATTTTTTATTTTCTTCTTTAAAAACCGTAAAATAAATAATTATGGACAAGTTATTTTTGGATTTGGGGCTTTATTTTTAGGTTTAAATTTTATGGGGGATGGCTTAAAACCATTGAGGGAATTACAAACATTTGCTGATTTAACAGTGAGTATGAGTGATAATCCACTATTAGGTGTCCTAATCGGTACAATCTTTACAGTGGTCGTTCAAAGTTCCTCAGCGTCTATAGGTTTGCTACAAACCCTTTTTGCACAAGGAGCAATGACATTAGATGCAGCTTTACCTGTTCTTTTTGGTGACAATATAGGAACAACAATTACGGCTGTATTAGCAGCAATTGGTGCTTCAGTCGCTGCGAAAAGAGCAGCAGCAACCCATGTTATTTTTAACATTATTGGTACAATAATTGTATTAATATTATTGAAACCATTTACTTATTTAATTGCAAATTTACAAGAAACACTTAGTCTTAATCCAGAAATGACGATTGCATTTGCTCACGGAATATTCAATGTTTCTAATACACTTATTCAGCTACCGTTTATCGCAGTGTTAGCATGGATTGTTGTAAAACTTATTCCAGGTAAAGACTCTGCGGTTGAATATAAAGCTGTTCATTTAGATGAAACATTTATCAAACAGTCACCAGCAATTGCCCTTGGTCAAGGGAAGAAAGAGATATTGAGAATGGCTGAGTTAGCAGAAAAGGGACTAGAAGAAACAGGACTTTATTTAAAAACTCATCAAAAGAAGCATGGTGAAATTGTGCCACAATTTGAAGATGCCATTAATAACTTAGACCGTAAAATTACGGATTACCTAATTCAATTATCTTCTCATTCGTTATCTGCTCATGACTCTAAATTACATTCAACACTAATGAGTACGATTCGTGACATAGAACGAATTGGTGACCATATGGAAAACATAATGGAATTGGTTGATTATCAAATAACAAACAAAGTGAAATTCTCAGATACAGCAATTGAGGATTTGGATAGAATGTTTGATTTAACACTCTCAACAATTAGACAATCGATCAAGGCATTAGAAACCAATGACCTTGAAGAAGCTCGAGCTGTTCTCGAAAAAGAAGAAAGAATAGATAAAATGGAACGAGAACTACGGAAAAAGCATATTATCCGCTTAAATGAAGGTAAATGTACAGGACAATCTGGTATCGTTTATGTTGATATCGTTAGTAACTTAGAACGTATCGGTGATCATGCTGTAAACATTGCAGAAGATGTTATCGGAGAAGAAGATTAGATCAATATTTTAAGGCTGACAAGATATTTATTGTCAGTCTTTTGTTTTTCGACAAGGAATTACAAAACTCTTATCGAATATTATAATATCATCAGAGAATAGATAGGAGTTGTCTTTATGGGGGAGAACGCTGACCGATTTTTGGCAGCTTTTAATTCAATTGAAAAAGGGCTAAAAGACCAGTTAAACATGCACCGTCATTTTTCGTTTTCAAGGATGATTGATGGGGCAAAGAAAAAACATCCGATTGTTGCGAAATATGAAATTGATTTAAAAAAGTTTGCGGAACTTAGAAACGTTATTGTTCATGAACAAACTTCACCAGACTTTATCATTGCTGAACCACATAAAGAAATAGTAGCACTGATCGAAAAAATTCATAAAGAACTAATTGAACCTGAAAAAGTAATTCCAAAATATAAGCGGCAAGTCAAAACATTCAGTATCAATGATCCGTTTAGCATTGTTTTAGATACGATAGAGCGACATGCTTATACTCAGTTTCCAATTTATGATCATGGTATTTTTAAGTGTTTACTTACGAATTACGGTATTACTGCTTGGCTAGCGCATCATAAAAATCAATTTGCTTTTGAATTAGACAAAGTGAAACTTTCAGATGTTATTATTTATGAGAAACATATGAACAATGTAAAGTTTGTTTGTAAAGAAAAGTCTATTTATGACGTAAAGGAATTATTTCTGCATTATCTTGATAAAAAAATTACTCGTCTCGAGGCGGTACTAGTTACAGAAAATGGAGATCCAAATGAACCTTTACTTGGTATTGTTACCCCATTTGATGCCATTCGAATTCCTTGATGAAAATGAAGTAGAATTTTTTGGTTTATTGTCGCTGTTATATTATAATAGTAGAGGTTGAAATTTTACGTAATTGTAGGAGGAAAAAATGTATACAGGTTTATTACATACCCACTCGGGTTCTTGGGCGATCACAGTGTTATTATTTTTCATTGCTTATTTTTTATTGAAAGCAAATAAAGAAAAAGGTGCAAAAATTGTTCACATGGTTTTACGCCTGTTCTATGTGATTATGGTTGTTTCTGGAATCGGACTATTAATCCAGTGGAATTTTGCTTTCACATACGTTCTAAAAGGTATTTTAGCAATATCGTTAATTTACTTTATGGAAATGTTATTAGTACGTACAAAAAAGGGAACACTCGCAGGCAAGGAAACATACTATTGGATCATGCTTATTGCTACATTAGTACTCGTCGTATTAATTGGTTTTCGAGTATTAACTTTTTAAATGAAAGAAAAGCAGCAGACTTTGCGGAGTTTGCTGCTTTTCTTTGTATGATTTAATTCGTTGATAAGCTCTTTTCGAGTAGTACCTTCCAATCGTCTGCTGTAATGATTTTACCATGTCCGAGTTCAACTTGACTCGCGATATCTAATAAAATCGGTGCAATATCTTTCGGATCTTCGCCAATTGCTTGAAT
This window encodes:
- the pstB gene encoding phosphate ABC transporter ATP-binding protein PstB, translating into MAVLTKEIQVNVDVVENESTNNKTATIESVYNVKGLNLWYGNDHALKNIDMDIPKNQVTAIIGPSGCGKSTFIKTLNRMVEMIPIVKTSGEIEYRGRNIFDKNYRVEELRTKVGMVFQKPNPFPKSIYENIAYGPKIHGIRDKRILNEIVEKSLRGAAIWDEVKDRLHENAYGLSGGQQQRVCIARCLAIEPEVILMDEPTSALDPISTLKVEELVQELKKEFSIAIVTHNMQQAARISDKTAFFLSGDLVEYDQTGKIFSNPTDKRTEDYITGRFG
- the phoU gene encoding phosphate signaling complex protein PhoU, whose amino-acid sequence is MIRGGFESELKEIKSKILEMGQVVEMALQRSIDSFKVNDHIGMDEVIRNDHKINQFELNINESVTLLIAKQQPVASDLRKLIVALKISSDLERIGDLAVDIAKVGKRVRPSDLKEYRSQLISISQRATEMLSSAIAAYYHSDILKAQKIANLDDTVDRMYGEFIQSLFKLESNSRQVENVINLAFIGRYIERIADYATNLAECIVYEVNGQYFDLN
- a CDS encoding Na/Pi cotransporter family protein, which encodes MDTQTILFMFFGGLGIFLFGIKYLGDGLQKVAGDGLRDMLDRFTTNPIMGIIAGIFVTILLQTSTGTTVLTIGLVNAGFMTLQQAIGVILGANIGTTATAFIIGIKISKYALPIVALGTFFIFFFKNRKINNYGQVIFGFGALFLGLNFMGDGLKPLRELQTFADLTVSMSDNPLLGVLIGTIFTVVVQSSSASIGLLQTLFAQGAMTLDAALPVLFGDNIGTTITAVLAAIGASVAAKRAAATHVIFNIIGTIIVLILLKPFTYLIANLQETLSLNPEMTIAFAHGIFNVSNTLIQLPFIAVLAWIVVKLIPGKDSAVEYKAVHLDETFIKQSPAIALGQGKKEILRMAELAEKGLEETGLYLKTHQKKHGEIVPQFEDAINNLDRKITDYLIQLSSHSLSAHDSKLHSTLMSTIRDIERIGDHMENIMELVDYQITNKVKFSDTAIEDLDRMFDLTLSTIRQSIKALETNDLEEARAVLEKEERIDKMERELRKKHIIRLNEGKCTGQSGIVYVDIVSNLERIGDHAVNIAEDVIGEED
- a CDS encoding CBS domain-containing protein, which codes for MGENADRFLAAFNSIEKGLKDQLNMHRHFSFSRMIDGAKKKHPIVAKYEIDLKKFAELRNVIVHEQTSPDFIIAEPHKEIVALIEKIHKELIEPEKVIPKYKRQVKTFSINDPFSIVLDTIERHAYTQFPIYDHGIFKCLLTNYGITAWLAHHKNQFAFELDKVKLSDVIIYEKHMNNVKFVCKEKSIYDVKELFLHYLDKKITRLEAVLVTENGDPNEPLLGIVTPFDAIRIP
- a CDS encoding YisL family protein, with the translated sequence MYTGLLHTHSGSWAITVLLFFIAYFLLKANKEKGAKIVHMVLRLFYVIMVVSGIGLLIQWNFAFTYVLKGILAISLIYFMEMLLVRTKKGTLAGKETYYWIMLIATLVLVVLIGFRVLTF